Proteins encoded by one window of Ornithodoros turicata isolate Travis unplaced genomic scaffold, ASM3712646v1 ctg00000917.1, whole genome shotgun sequence:
- the LOC135375744 gene encoding microtubule-associated serine/threonine-protein kinase 3-like, producing the protein MSSAGPKNEGRQIERDKALVERRKASAKMLVSMFPKIPKTATVLLEFFIKRESNTSLQRDPLAHFCQEEVVLHAQECLRKLNKQVIHYQHVRDMIENLHALHIMCTKKNPDNAKALGHTIRKLTIIIGEVATSLEKIAEVSVTDWIGIGDAIVNKLERISFPEQPPLSAFIPKIGEFESLKLLGAGGFGAVYLARFKPGNFTYTVKLVATDRFSKYKQAAMDKVVASVIRNPFLVKYYCCFCVEEAYVTIMEHIPGVDLMRVVTKERFLEIDAVQIIMAQLILALEHLHLRGFLHRDIKVSNMLIIPGGRVKVIDFDTTKICNAHFSKRPLRGYFRRTSFEFNDGESAGTIPYMAPEILKRRPYGRAVDWWSSGIVMYKLMTGRVPFRGKTKQTLRNNIVSSPLKWPRRDEHPHSATTPAKDMAYRMLKKNPVQRLGSKSYSDLKTHQFFDGFDWNQLYRRNDLCDIPSIQELMKEDADRDLTINPDSDDKREHQQIEEMTDISGDSQKPLLCFVSPSFKKLMTMVKVYGTQVSASNTFIKTSSEGSSEVDYNFPKPGYSVKASARGHSAH; encoded by the exons ATGTCCAGTGCTGGACCGAAGAATGAAGGCAGGCAGATAGAAAGAGACAAAGCAC TGGTGGAGAGACGAAAGGCATCGGCCAAGATGTTGGTCAGCATGTTCCCAAAG ATTCCCAAGACTGCTACAGTGCTACTAGAGTTCTTCATAAAGCGCGAGAGCAACACCTCCTTGCAGCGCGACCCCCTGGCTCACTTCTGCCAGGAGGAAGTAGTGCTACACGCCCAGGAGTGCCTGCGCAAGCTCAACAAGCAGGTCATCCATTACCAGCATGTACGCGACATGATCGAGAACCTTCATGCCCTGCACATAATG tgcacaaaaaagaaCCCGGATAATGCGAAAGCACTGGGCCACACTATCCGCAAGTTGACTATTATCATCGGCGAAGTGGCCACGTCCCTGGAGAAGATCGCTGAAGTATCTGTTACAGACTGGATAGGAATCGGTGATGCTATAGTGAACAAATTGGAAAGG ATATCATTTCCCGAACAGCCTCCGTTATCGGCGTTTATACCGAAGATTGGAGAGTTTGAGAGCCTGAAGTTGTTGGGAGCTGGCGGCTTTGG TGCGGTGTACTTGGCGAGGTTCAAGCCTGGTAATTTCACGTATACCGTGAAACTGGTGGCTACGGACCGGTTTAGCAAGTACAAGCAGGCGGCCATGGACAAGGTGGTGGCGTCAGTTATCAGGAACCCGTTTCTGGTCAAGTACTACTGCTGCTTTTGCGTGGAG GAGGCCTATGTTACCATCATGGAGCACATTCCTGGCGTGGACCTTATGCGCGTGGTAACTAAGGAACGTTTCTTGGAAATCGACGCCGTCCAGATCATAATGGCCCAGCTCATCTTGGCCCTGGAGCATTTGCACCTGCGAGGATTTCTACATCGAGATATCAAGGTTTCCAA CATGCTCATCATACCTGGAGGCCGTGTGAAAGTTATCGACTTCGACACCACGAAGATATGCAACGCTCACT TTTCAAAGAGGCCGTTGCGGGGCTACTTCAGACGAACCTCGTTCGAGTTCAACGACGGTGAGTCTGCAGGAACGATCCCTTACATGGCTCCGGAAATACTCAAGCGAAGACCTTACG GGCGTGCTGTAGACTGGTGGTCTTCTGGGATTGTCATGTATAAATTGATGACCGGCCGCGTCCCATTCCGAGGGAAGACTAAGCAAACCCTCCGTAACAATATCGTCTCTTCTCCGCTCAAGTGGCCCCGACGCGACGAACATCCGCACTCTGCTACCACACCTGCCAAGGATATGGCATACAGGATGCTTAAGAAGAATCCGGTCCAGCGCCTGGGGTCCAAGAGCTACAGCGACCTCAAGACGCATCAGTTCTTTGACGGCTTCGACTGGAATCAGTTGTACCGGAGGAATGATTTGTGTGACATTCCCTCCATCCAGGAACTGATGAAGGAAGACGCTGATCGCGATCTAACAATAAATCCCGACTCTGACGACAAACGTGAGCATCAGCAGATCGAGGAAATGACCGACATCAGCGGCGACAGTCAGAAACCACTGCTTTGCTTTGTTTCTCCGTCTTTCAAGAAACTCATGACCATG GTGAAGGTGTACGGGACGCAAGTCAGTGCCTCTAACACATTCATCAAGACGAGCAGTGAAGGGTCCTCCGAAGTCGACTACAATTTTCCCAAGCCAGGTTACTCTGTCAAGGCTAGTG CGCGTGGACACAGCGCCCACTAA